Part of the Sulfobacillus acidophilus DSM 10332 genome, CGCCTTGGAAGTGGAAAATGCGCTGGCGGATTTTCCCGGTATTCGGCAAGCCGCCATTGTGCCGATACCGGATGAGCGATTAGGGGAGCGCGCCCTTCTGATGGTGTCTTTAGGGGAGGCGCGTTCGTTGACGCTGGACGACATTCGCCGCCATCTGGAGCAAAAAGGGGTGGCTCGGTATAAATGGCCGGAATTTTTGGAGATCCGGGAAGCATTACCGACGACCCCGACAGGAAAAATTTCCAAAGCCCGCCTACAGGAAGAGTTAGCCGTGCGCGTGCGTGATTAACCTGCCGGGACAAGCCTAAGGGATAAGCCATGATTATTAAGGGAGGAAAGAAGTCTTATGAGCGCGCGTATTGCGCCTAAGCGCCCGGAAACCATTTTGGCCCGTTTAGATCGTATTTCGGTTTGGTCGTTGCCCTATCTCTTTATTGGGGTCATCGGCGTCGGATTCTTATTTACCTTTTATGACATTTTCAATATTAATGTGTCGTTTATCGAAACCTGTGGGGCGATCGTTCCCCATTGTACGCCGGTCAGCGCGACCAATTATCTGGGGTTACCCGTGCTCTTGAACCTGGTCGGCTATGTGGTGGGTTCACTGTCGTTGAGCCCATTGGCGGACCGGTTTGGCCGTCGCGACATGTTATTGGTGACCATGCTTATTACCGGTTTGGGGTCTTTGTGGACGGCAACGACCCACTCGTATGCCATGTTTACGTTGGCGCGGGCGGTCACCGGCATCGGGATTGGGGCGGATTTGGCTATCGTCAACACCTATATTAACGAAGTGGCTCCCCGGGAAGGCCGGGCACGGTATACCGCTCTCATCTTTATCATGTCCGCCCTAGGGGCATTCTTAGGCATCTGGCTCGGGTTGTTGCTGACCACGCCGCCTACTCCGTTTCCGTTAGGTTTGCCGTTTGCTGTTGCGGGTCCTCATTTTGCCGACGGATGGCGTGATATGTACTACCTGGGCGCTATATTGGCCTTGGTCGGGGTGGTGTTTCGGGTGCAAATGCCGGAATCCCCGCGTTGGTTGATTTCTCGTGGGCGAATCGACGAGGCGGATGCCATCGTCCGCACCATGGAAGAACGGGCCGAGCGCCATGGTCCGTTGGGGCCTATCGGGCCCGAGCCGACCTTGGTGAAAAACGAGGCGCCGATTCCCTATAAAGCGATCTTTGCCGATCCGCTCTATCGGAATCGCACGTTCTTTTTGTTGGCGATGTGGCTTTTGGGTTATGTGACGGTCTACGGCTACGGTAACGGTTTTACCACCTTTTTGGTCTCCATGCACTATGCTCCTCCGGAAGCCGGCTTAATTGCCGCCTTTGGGACCATCGGGTTTATTTTGTCGGCCGTGATGGCCTTTCTCTGGGGCGAAAAAATGGAACGGAAGTACTGGTTAATTGCATCGGTGGCGGTTCTTTTGGTCGGTTCGGTGCTGATTGCGGAAGCCGGCAATCATTTGGGATTAAGCGTCGTCGGTGCGATGTTGATTTTCTTCGGGTTTAATCTCTGGGTGCCGATTGCCTACGCCTGGTCCACCGAACACTATCCGACACGGGCTCGTGCGACCGGGTTTGCCTTGGTCGACGGTATCGGCCACATCGGCGGCGGGCTAGGGGTAATGTTTTTACTGCCGGTGGTGACTCAATTACCGGTGTTGCCGGCCTTCCTCATCATCAGCGGGTTTTTGTTGGCGGGCGCGATTATTGCCCAATTTGGGCTTCATACGCGAGGCGCATCGCTGGACCACATTTCGCCCTAAAGACGGCAGTTTTTTATTAGCCCGGCCGAGTGCCGGGCTTTTGTCTTTTGAGTCGTTCGCGCTATGATGGTGCTACGACGATGAAGGAGGGCACCGGTGACTAAACAAGCCCTGATTTTGATTGATTTGCAACAGGATTATTTTGAGGGGGGTGCCTATCCCTTAGTGCATCCCGAACCGGCTTTATCGGAGGCGCGGAAAGTTCTCGACGCCTTTCGCAGCCGAAAGCTGCCCGTCATGCATATTCGCCATGAGTCGATTCGACCGGGCGCGACCTTTTTTCTTCCGGGCACGTCCGGCGCCGCGATTCATCCCTTAGTGGCTCCGGAAGGAAACGAACCCGTCCTGACAAAACATTATCCCAATGCGTTTCGCGGTACGGCTCTTTCTGAATGGCTCGCCGAAGGGGCTATTCGGCATTTGGTGATTGTCGGGATGATGACCCACATGTGCGTGGATTCGACGGTCCGGGCAGCCTTTGACGAAGGATACCGAGTGACCGTGCTGGGAGATGCGACCGCGACCCGGCCGATTGATCCGGTACCGGCGGAATGGGTACAACAAGCGTTCTTGGGCTCTTGGAAAGGCACTTTTGCCGACGTGGTCACGACCGAGCGGTTTCTTGCGACACTCCACTAATGGGATTCCGGCTGAATTCGGTAGACTGTACCGCGGAACAAGGCGACTAATTCGCCGGGTTCCGTGGTCACCGTGACGGTATAGACGGCGACCCGACGACGGAGTGCCGCTTCCTCGCATTGTGCCACAATCGTCTCGCCGGCACGGGCAGCGCGGACAAAGGTCATGGAGGTGTCCAATGCAACCGCCGGAATGCCGTGAATATTGCTGGCGCGGGCGAATACGGCATCGGCAAGGGAAAAAATGACGCCGCCATGGGCGGTCTGATGTTCGTTTTGGTGGCGCTCGGTGAGCGTTAAATGGGCTTTGACAAATCCCGGACGGGCTTCATCTATCACAATACCTAACGCATCGCTGAAGATATCACGGGCCATCGTGGCGAGTTCTCTCCCTATGCTGAGAATAAAGTCATTTTCTCTATACTCGGGATTTCCGGTGTGATTGTCAACGAAGGCCGTGACGTGATCACGGGCCTTCGGGGACGTTCTCTCGTGATGCGAGCGTCTTAAATGAGACCTTGACGGTGAGCCATAACCGCGGCCGCACACGATTTTTGGCCCCGAGCCGCTCCATAATATGATTGACGTGCAGCTTCACCGTTTGAAATGGCGATCAAGCCCGAAGACCTTCACCACCATGGGGCAATTGACACGCTCCGACTGCTGATTAACGTGTTATGGTCTAGTTGCCAGCAAAGGCGAGGGGCGATGCTGAAAGAATTATGGAACGTTGTTCCGAGCCCGGAAGGCCGGCCTTCCTCACCAGCCAGAAAAGGAATCAAACCCTCCTGAGTTTTTACACTGACTTTTTAATGGAAATGGGAAATACGGCAATCGTCCCGATTGCCGAAACCCGGATTCGCCTTCCGATGCGGTCCTCGCGGGATTCAAGATCCCGTTTGTCATACGCATGCAGACCCGAATCAAACCCCCTACCGGTGGGAATGGCAAGGTACTACCTGGGGATTTTTTACCCGCGGCTGTCTACAAGCATTTAAAGCCAAGTCGGAAGCGTATGCTTTGGTCGAAGGAGGGTTTGCATGAAACAATACCAGGGCGAACTAATTCTCGAGGCGCCGATGGTCAACGTTCGCCGACTCATTTTGGATCCTGAGCGGGTAGCCCAGTGTATTCCCGATGTGTTGGAATCTCGCGTCGAGGATAGTCGGCGAATTACGGCGAAAATCAAAGTCGGGATTGGCCCCTTACGGGCGATTATGGAGGTTACCGGGGTGATTGAGGACGGTGGCGTCGACCATGCGCGGCTCACCATTACCGGCGGCGGCATGGGCAGTCGCGTAGATATGGTTAATCACATGACCTTGTCAGCCGGCGAGCGGACGAATACGACGGTCTTGCGATGGTCGAGTGCCGTTTCGGTGAATGGCCCGATTGCTTCTCTGGGAGGCCGGCTCTTGGATGCCTATGTGCAAAAGACCACCCAAGCGGTATTTGCCCGTATCCAGGAACTGGCCCAAACGGAGGCGGTGGGCTAGTAGAGACGGTATCCGACTGGATGACTCGTTTGGCTGACACCGGTTACGTGGCGGATCAGAAGGTGGCGGCCATGGTTTATTTGGCGGAGAAGTTGGGCCGTCCATTATTGGTCGAGGGGCCGGCCGGTGTCGGTAAAACGCGTTGGCGCGGGCGATTACCGACACCTTATCATCCGGACTATGGGAGCTGGACGCAACGCTTGTTCATTCGATGGCAAACGGTAGGATTTTCCCAAAATCCGCCGACCGGATTTCGCATCGATTGGCCTCGCACCATACGCCTCGGCTTTCGGCATGCAGGGGAGGTAGTGCGGTTTGAACACGCTCATTTACGGCCTCGGCTGCCCTCCGTCCTCTGGGTGATTGATGTGTCCGGTTCGATGAGAACCTATACCCCGTTTTTTCTCGGGTTGGCTTGGCATTTGGCCCGAGTGGGTACCCCGGTGCATGCTCTCTTAAGTGCCACCGAGTCGCTTTGGGTGACGCCCCTTCTTCGGCGGTGGCGTCCCGGCCAAGGCCCGTGGGCTCACCCCGGGGTGCTTGGCGGCGGTACCCGATTAGGGCAGGCATTGGAGCGAGTCGTTAGGGATTTTGGATCCCACATCGACGGCTCCACGATTGTGGTTATCGTCTCCGATGGGTTTGACACGGGGAAGCTGGACATCCTTCACCGTCATCTGGCATGGATCCGGCAAAGAGCTCGCATTATCTGGATGAATCCTTTGTTGTCGGTTCCCGGATATATACCGCAATCCCAGGCCTTGCAAGTCGCTTTGCCGTTGGTGACCGAGCATGTGGGGATTTGGGGGACAATTCGTCGTGGATTCGATATTGTCAAAGCGAATTTGATTGACGAAGTTCGGTGTCTTTTTATATTCTACTGTCATATAATCATAGGACACTAGGGAGGTGGCTGATGCGGATCGACGAAGATTTATTGTGGCCGGTTCACCGGCAGCTGGCCATGCAATTAAAAGCGGCCATTGAAGACGGCACCTATCAACCCGGAGAACGTCTCCCAAGCGTTCGGGAGTGGGCGACTCTCTTGCGAATCAATCGGAACACGGTGGTCAAGGCGTACCAATGGCTTGAAGCGGCGGGATATGTGACGGGGGAATCCGGGCGCGGGTATTTCGCTCAACTGCCGGCTCGCCCGTTGTTAACCGAGCGGGATCGTCAATGGATAAAAGAGATTCTCCTTCGCTTACGAGATGGGGAAACCGATCCGGTAGTCTTTGCCCAGGAGTTGTTGGCCCGGGCGTTAACCGCCTCGGTGCGGATCCCGAAAGTGGCAGTGGTGGAATGTACGGTCTTCCAATCTCGGCTGTTAGCCAAAGATTTAAGCCAGATATTGGCCATACCCGTCGACGGACTGACGTTGGAAGAACTTGAGCGCCTGGAGACGGGGGCTCTACAGGGGTATACGGTTTTCGTCACTACCTTTCAGCATGTTGAGGAGGTTAAAGAACGGGTACCCGGTCGAGCCGGGGATGTCTTGCCCGGTTTGTTAACCGCCCATATGGAAACGTTGAAGAAGCTGAAGCAAGTATCGAAGCACGAGCGAGTCGGAGTTGCCTGTACCCATTGGGAAGGGACCGCCCGCCTGCGGGAGGTGGTACTGGAGGCGGGATTTGCTGCCGATACCATTATCGAAGCCGCCGGAGAAGATCCCGCGTCCTTACCCCGATTACTCGAGGATACGGCTTTGGTCATCGCCGCATCGCCGGTTGCCGAGATTTTATTGGCGTTTCGGCCGGATGCGCCGGTGGTGGTGGACGATCGGACGTTTGCCGATGCCGTCGTTCACATGATCCGGGACCGATTGGGAATGAAGGAGACATCATGACAACGTTAAAAAAGGTTTTGACCTGGCAAGACGGGGCCGCTTTTGCCGTGACCGCCGTTATGGGGACCGGGATTTTGATTTTGCCCGCCTTAACCGCCGATATGGCGGGGCCGGCGGCATTGATTGCTTGGGGCCTTATGGGAATTTTGGTGGTCCCGATGGCTTGGACGCTGGGGGATTTGGCGGTTCTCCATCCCGCCGCGGATGGGATTGCCGGATATGTGCGTCACGCGTTTGGCGACCGTTGGGCACGATTGGTGGGCTACCTCTATTTAGGCACGGTGCCCCTGGGGGCGCCGGCCGCCGCCTTAATTGGGATGGGCTATGTGACCCGGTTTTTTCATTGGGGGGCTTTTTGGGGGATTCTGGGCGCTCTGATGATGTTGGTCGTGGCATTAACGGTCAATGCTTTAGGGGTCGAATTATCCGGCCGGACGGCGAACGGGGTGGTCGTAGCCATTATGATTTTAGTGGCCAGTGCGATAGGGTTCGCGATCCCGCATCGGGCGGCGCATCCTTACACGCCGTTTGCCCCGCACGGCTGGGTGCCTGTAGGCACCGCTTTTGCCCTTTTATATTGGGCCTTTATCGGCTGGGAAATGGTCGGCCATATGGCGGAGGAATTTCATCATCCCCGGCGTGATCTCCCAAAGGCCCTCTTGGCTTCCTTGGTGGTGATTGACTGCCTCTATTTGGGGGTCGCCTGGGTAACGGTTCGGACGCATACCTATGGGCTGATGGCCACCGGGGACGGACTAGCCCGCTTGGTGGGTCTGGGACTTGGTTCGGTCGGAGCGTTGTGGGCCGTTCTGACCGCCCTTTTTATCACCTACGGAAGCATTCACACCTATGTTGCGGGCTTTTCCCGTTTGGTCTACGCCCAGGCTCGTGCAGGGGATTTGCCGGCTTATTTCGCGGAACTTCACCCACGTTGGCGTACGCCGGTGCGCGTGTTCATTGCATTGGCCATCCCGTTTCTTGGGGTGCTCGGTTGGGACGCCCTCCGTCCCTTTTCTCTTAATGCGCTCATTAGCTGGCCTTCGGCTATGTTTATCGCCCTCTATATTTTGGCCATGGCTGCCGGCTGGCGGCTGGCCTCCCGTCGGACCGCCAAAATACGAGCTGCTAGTGGTTTGTTGTTAAGCCTCGTCGCGTTGGGCTTTTTGGGCTGGGCGGCTCTTTTTCCTCTGATCGTGATTGTTGTGGGGTGGCGGGGCCACAAAAACCGCCTAATAGTGGCCGAATCATGAGTGGAGACGGTCCCTGGGAATCGAACCCAGCCTCGTGACCGATCACGAGACACCCGGTTTGCAGCCGAGGGAGCACGCCAGTGCCCGTTGACCGTCATCGATTGGATTATACGAAAAACGTATAATGATATTAATCGATATGCAGTTAACGCATGACACATATAATCGAACACGCCATTGATGATCGCACGCCACGGCCTAGCCTCCCAAACTCTCAGGAGGTGGCGAAATCACCGCTGCAGCAGAATTGAAGGGGCAGCGTGAACAGTCGATAAAATTTTTAGCGGCCCCCGGCAAAAGGGGCCGCTGGTGATTCTATATGGCTAGAGTGGCAGGATCTTTTTGTCAAATATCTCCAGGGGAATGCCGATTGAAACACAGGCGTTGGGGATGTCCACGATACCACCGATGCGCCCTTCTACCGGGGCTGCACCCAAGAGAATGTAGGCTTGTTCCGGGGTAAAGCCAAAGTTGGTCAAATACCGAATGGCATTTAAGCTGGCTTGGCGGTAGGCGACCGTAGCATCCAGATAATAATTGGTCTCCTTCTCAACCGATATACCTTCGAACATAAGGTACTCCGAGTATCGGGGTTCAACCGGCCCCGGCTTAAAGATGGGACTGGTAATGCCGTACTTGGCCATGCCACCCTTAATTAAATCAACCCCGAGGTCAATCCAACCGGCCATCTCGATGGCACCACAGAACGTAATTTCGCCATCACCCTGGGAAAAGTGTAGATCTCCCACGGATAGGAGGGCATCTTGGACATACACCGGGAAAAAGATACGGGTACCGCGCGACAGGTTCTTGATATCGACGTTGCCGCCATGTTCCCGCGGCGGAATGGTACGAGCCGCTTCTCGCGCGACACGGGACCGGTGTTCGGAACTCAGGGTGCCTAGAACGGCATTCTCTTCGATGGGAGGCAAAGCCAACGGGGGGACGCGTTCGGGATTGGTAGCTATCAAGGCTTTTTCCCGGGCGTTCCATTTGGCCAAGAGTTCATGGGAAGGGGCACAACCAATCAGTCCGGGATGGCTTAACCCGGCGAATTTCACGCCCGGGATGTGGCGGGATGTGGCATAGATGCCGTGAAAATCCCAGACGGCCTTATAGGCTTTCGGAAAGTAGTCGGTCAAAAAGCCGCCGCCGTTTTCTTTGGAAAAAATTCCGGTATAGCCCCAGGACAACAAGGGACCCAGATCGAGGATATCGACCACTAAGAGATCGCCCGGCTCGGCGCCTTTGATGGCAAACGGGCCACTCAACACGTGGGCTCGGGTGAGATCGACCGTTTCAATATCATGGGCGTCATCGGTATTGAGAATTTGGCCATCGGTCCATTCTTGACATTCGACCCGAAAGTCCTCGCCGGGGTTAACCCCCACTTCGGCGGGGATGTCCGGATGCCACCGGTTGTGACCGGGCAAATCCCATTCGGCCATGGGTTTATCCAACTCAGCTTTAAAGAGTACACGGGGCATGGGGTGATTCCTCCTGTTTTAAAGGGTGTGAATGACGGGTCGGGCGTTCATGGACGTTTTGCACATTTCGTGGCAGGAACCTTCAAGGCTGCAGCAAAGGGAGCAAACGATACCGCCGTGATGTGGGCAATCCAGCGTGTCGAGCGCTTCGTATTCAAAACTGCAGGAGGTGCAGGTCACGAGATGAGTCGCTTTTTCTGAGGCGGTTTGGGGTTCCCGAGCAATGTAATATTTGCCTTGGGTCACCTGAGCAATGATGGGGGCCGTGACAAAGGATACGATGAGTGACAGGAAGGCGGAAAATGCCTGCAACAAGGGTCCGAACACCCCAAAAAAGGCGGCGATGGAAATTGCGGAGGCGATCAGCATGGCGCCAAAACCGACCGGGTTGAAATTATACAGGTGGCCCCGTTTGAATTCGATGTACGAGGGGCTCACCTTCATGAAGGGTTTAATAATCACCAGGTCGGATACGACGGCTCCAATCCAGGCTACTGCGACATTGGAATAAAATCCGAGAATCGAATTCAAGAAGCCAAAAACGTTCAGTTCCATCAGGGTTAGGGCAATCCCGACGTTGAACACGAGCCAGACAACCCTCCCCGGATGCGCATGGAAAATCCGGGAAAAGAAGTTAGACCAGGAAAGCGACCCGGAATAAGCGTTGGTCACGTTGATTTTAATTTGTGACAAGATGACGAAAAAGGTCGCAATGGCGAGGCCCATGGCAGCATCCGGGATCCAGAGCTTTAACGCATGCAGGTACATTTGAATGGGCTCGTCCGCTTTGGCCAATCCGACAATGGGAGCGATGAAAGAAGCGAGGACAGACCCGCCGATTTGTTTGGCGGCTCCCAGAATGACCCATCCGGGGCCGGCAAATAGAACGGCTAACCACCATTGGAACGACCGTCGGGACGTCTTATCCGGCATAAACCGCAAGTAGTCGACTTGCTCACCGATTTGGGCGATTAACGACAGCACCACCCCGGCCGCCGATCCAAAGAGAATCGGGCTGAAATGCAAACTGCCGGGCGTACTGCCGGCAAAGTGTGCCCAAGCCACAAAAGCGTGTGGATCTTTGGTCATCAGCACAATCAAGGGCAACACCAAGAGCGCTAACCAGAGCGGCTGGGTCCAGACTTGCAGTTTGGAAAGGAAGGTCATACCGTAAATCACCAAGGGAATGATCCCGATGGCGGCGATTAGGTACGCTAGCCATAGAGGCCACCCGAAGGTCAGGTTCAATGCTTGGCCCATCACCGACCCTTCAAGGGAAAAGTAGATAAAGGTAAACGATGCGTACACAAGCGACGTTAACGTAGAGCCGTAATACCCAAAACCGGCTCCCCGGGTCAAGAGGTCCATATCAATGTTATATTTCGCGGAATAGTAGGCAATAGGGATGCCGGTGAGGAAAATCACGATGCCGGCCGCGATAATCGCCCAGAGGGCGTTGGAAAAGCCGTAGGTTAAGGTAATCGAGCCACCAATGGCGAAGTCGGCCAGGTAGGCGATGCCACCGAGGGCGGCCGTAGCCACCGCATATTCACTCCAGCGCCTGAACGCTTTTGGGGCATAGCGTAGCGCATAATCTTCCATGACCGGGTTATTCACGAACGTGTTAAACACGCGCCGCTGCGATTTTGACGGCGGTTTAGCCGTTTCCGTACTCATCATTAGACCTCCTTTGGCGTTCACGCGGTAATGAGTTAAAAGACTCTCCCGTAGAGGGGGATTCCGGGGGTCGTTCAGCCGTTTTGTGTGGTCAGGGATGCGCAGTCAATCTATCAAGTCGTGTAATGTATGGCAATAGATCTAACATATATTTGGAGTAAAGGATAAAAAATGATTGACAGATAAGTTATTGGATTGTGGTTTGTTGGCAAGTTCCTTGACCACTCAAACTATTGCCGGAGAGCTTGAACGATGGGTTAATGCAGAATACAAAAAGGGGACCGGGGGATTGTCGGATTACACCATGGTATTTCTCGTTTTGGTCGGGTATCGTAAGACCAACGTCGCAAGGATGTTATGTTTTAAGTTAGAGCTTACATCCAAGCGATGCGGGCAAATTGAATAATCTAAAGTTTGCTAGGGTTCCGCTAGATACTAGGTCTGGTCCAAGAGCAAACGGCTTTCACAAAGCCACACGGAAGGATAAAAGCCTGGGAGATCTCACCATGACGTGGTCGTGGTCGTCTCTCGGGCTTTTGTGATCGAGAAAGGAGCAATTCGATGGACCCATTATGGCGTTATACGCTGAGACCTGGCGGGAAATGGTCGGGAATTATTCGGCGCGGTATGCAGATGCGTTTCACCGCAATGGGGCCGGGCGCCAATCTCTCGGTACTGCTCTATCATGCGAGAAATCGCCAAGAGCGGTACAACATGCCGGATACGCTTAAGGCCCAGCATACGGTTTTTCTCACCCGAGGAAATGTCTTAATGAGTGATAACGGGCGAGTATTAGCCAGTATCATAGATGACCGGGTGGGGTGGCATGACACCATCAGCGGCTACAGCGACCGACGCCAGATCGACGAACAATATGGCCTGACGACTTTTCAATCCCATCGGAACGACTGGTTGCGCAGTGGTCAAGAAAACTTTGCCATGGAATTAGTGCGGCACGGTCTGAGCCTGAGGGATTTGGTCCCACCCGTCAATCTCTTTGCTAAAGTGACCGTTGATGAAACAGGGCAGATGATCTTTCATCCCCATCATGCCCTTGCGGGTTCCGAGGTGTGGCTGCGAACGGAAATGGATGTGTTGATGGTGCTGTCGAACACGCCGAATCCTCTCGATCGGCGGACCGTCTATCCTTCCGTGCCCATTGCCTTAGAAGTGAGACCGGCATCTCCCGTCACCGAAGAGGACTTTTGTGTGACGTACTGTCCGGAAAACCGACGGGCTTTTGAAAATACCTGGGAGTATTACCGGTTGCAGGAATTCGTGGGTGCAAAGGAGTGAGGGACGTGGCATTGGTGGAGAGTCCTCGGGATATACGGCGGGCCGTCTATGATCAGGTTTTACCGTCTGGTGAGGGGTGGATGTATACCTTAAATGCCGGACAATACTTCAGAATTGTGGATTTGGAAGGTAATCAAGCGGTAGATACGTTATTTTATGATGCGAACAATCCGGAGGACCATTACAGTGCGGTGAAAACCATGGCTGGCCAACAAAATATTTATCTCACGACGGGGTCGGTACTGCGGAGTGAATCGGGCAACCCGTTATTGGAGATTGTGGCGGACACTTGCGGTCGGCACGATACATTGGGCGGGGCCTGCTCGGCTCAAAGTAATGGCGTGCGATATGATCGGTCACTGGAGTGGATGCACAATTGCCGGGATACCTTTATGTTGCAACTGTCTCGGCACGAGACGGGCCTAGGGAAGCGGGATTTAGCTCCCAACATCAATTTCTTTATGAATGTGCCGGTGACGCCAGACGGCGGATTGGAATTTCAAGACGGCATTTCTGCTCCCGGGCGCTATGTTGAGTTAAAGGCATTACGCCCTGTCCTTGTTCTCATCAGCAACTGCCCACAGATGAATAATCCTTGCAACGCGTATAATCCGACACCTGTTCGGTTGGTCATCTGGAATCCGGAGGAGGGAGCCGATGTTTCGTAAAGTGCTCATTGCCAACCGCGGAGCGATCGCGGTGCGCATTGAACGAACGCTACGTCGAATGGGAATTCCTTCAGTGGCTCTTTATACCACTGCCGATCAGGATAGTCGACACGTGGAGCTCGCCGACGAAGCCGTGTGGATTGGAGATGGACCGGCCCAAGACAGTTACCTGGACGGTGAGCGCATTTTAGACATTGCGGCGGCTTACGGCGTCGACGCCATTCACCCCGGGTATGGTTTTCTCAGTGAGAATGCGGCCTTTGCACGCCGCTGCCAAGCCCGTCATATTACTTTTATTGGTCCGACACCCGAACAAATCGAGCTGTTTGGACAAAAACACCGAGCGCGAGAGGTCGCAATGGCGGTTGGGGCACCGGTGGTGCCGGGTTCGCCGTTAGTGCACTCCGTAGAAGAGGCCCTCCTGGCGGCCGAGGCGATGGGGTATCCCGTGATGTTAAAAGCCACGGCGGGGGGTGGCGGCATCGGGATGCAAATTTGCGACGACGAAATGGCCCTCCGGCAGGCATTTGATTCCGTCGGGCGGGTTGCGGAAACTCATTTTCGGGATGCCGGAGTCTTTCTCGAAAAATATATTGCCCGCGGCCGGCATATTGAGGTGCAGATTTTTGGCACAGAGACCGGCGAGGTGGTGACATTAGGTGAACGGGACTGCTCGATTCAACGGCGCAACCAAAAAATTCTCGAGGAAAGCCCTGCACCCTACTTAACCCCTGATCTCCGGAACAAAATGGCGGCGGCGGCAAAGCGATTGGCGGAGGCCGTGCACTACCGGAATGCCGGCACCGTCGAATTTATTCTCGACGCAACAACTGGTGAATTCTATTTGTTAGAAGTGAATACTCGGCTGCAGGTAGAGCATGGGGTTACGGAAGAAGTGCTCGGCATTGATTTGGTCGAGTGGATGATTTTGGAAGCCGCCCATAATCTCTGTCATTTAAGTGATCGCGTACCGAAGCCGGTCGGCCACAGTATCGAGGTGCGCCTTTACGCCGAAGACGCCGGGCATCAATTTCGTCCTAGTACCGGCACAATCGATGCGGTCCAATGGCCTGAAGACGCGCGAGTCGAAACGTGGATTCAAAACGGGGTGACGGTTACGC contains:
- a CDS encoding VWA containing CoxE family protein (PFAM: VWA domain containing CoxE-like protein~COGs: COG3552 Protein containing von Willebrand factor type A (vWA) domain~InterPro IPR008912~KEGG: bts:Btus_2770 VWA containing CoxE family protein~PFAM: vWA containing CoxE-like~SPTR: VWA containing CoxE family protein), yielding MVYLAEKLGRPLLVEGPAGVGKTRWRGRLPTPYHPDYGSWTQRLFIRWQTVGFSQNPPTGFRIDWPRTIRLGFRHAGEVVRFEHAHLRPRLPSVLWVIDVSGSMRTYTPFFLGLAWHLARVGTPVHALLSATESLWVTPLLRRWRPGQGPWAHPGVLGGGTRLGQALERVVRDFGSHIDGSTIVVIVSDGFDTGKLDILHRHLAWIRQRARIIWMNPLLSVPGYIPQSQALQVALPLVTEHVGIWGTIRRGFDIVKANLIDEVRCLFIFYCHIIIGH
- a CDS encoding transcriptional regulator, GntR family (PFAM: Bacterial regulatory proteins, gntR family~COGs: COG1725 transcriptional regulator protein~InterPro IPR000524~KEGG: rxy:Rxyl_0898 GntR family transcriptional regulator~PFAM: HTH transcriptional regulator, GntR~SMART: HTH transcriptional regulator, GntR~SPTR: Transcriptional regulator, GntR family) yields the protein MRIDEDLLWPVHRQLAMQLKAAIEDGTYQPGERLPSVREWATLLRINRNTVVKAYQWLEAAGYVTGESGRGYFAQLPARPLLTERDRQWIKEILLRLRDGETDPVVFAQELLARALTASVRIPKVAVVECTVFQSRLLAKDLSQILAIPVDGLTLEELERLETGALQGYTVFVTTFQHVEEVKERVPGRAGDVLPGLLTAHMETLKKLKQVSKHERVGVACTHWEGTARLREVVLEAGFAADTIIEAAGEDPASLPRLLEDTALVIAASPVAEILLAFRPDAPVVVDDRTFADAVVHMIRDRLGMKETS
- a CDS encoding amino acid/polyamine/organocation transporter, APC superfamily (PFAM: Amino acid permease~COGs: COG0531 Amino acid transporter~InterPro IPR004841~KEGG: btl:BALH_2942 amino acid permease~PFAM: Amino acid permease-associated region~SPTR: Putative uncharacterized protein; TC 2.A.3) codes for the protein MTTLKKVLTWQDGAAFAVTAVMGTGILILPALTADMAGPAALIAWGLMGILVVPMAWTLGDLAVLHPAADGIAGYVRHAFGDRWARLVGYLYLGTVPLGAPAAALIGMGYVTRFFHWGAFWGILGALMMLVVALTVNALGVELSGRTANGVVVAIMILVASAIGFAIPHRAAHPYTPFAPHGWVPVGTAFALLYWAFIGWEMVGHMAEEFHHPRRDLPKALLASLVVIDCLYLGVAWVTVRTHTYGLMATGDGLARLVGLGLGSVGALWAVLTALFITYGSIHTYVAGFSRLVYAQARAGDLPAYFAELHPRWRTPVRVFIALAIPFLGVLGWDALRPFSLNALISWPSAMFIALYILAMAAGWRLASRRTAKIRAASGLLLSLVALGFLGWAALFPLIVIVVGWRGHKNRLIVAES
- a CDS encoding Formamidase (PFAM: Acetamidase/Formamidase family~COGs: COG2421 acetamidase/formamidase~InterPro IPR004304~KEGG: cya:CYA_2435 acetamidase/formamidase family protein~PFAM: Acetamidase/Formamidase~PRIAM: Formamidase~SPTR: Acetamidase/Formamidase family); translation: MPRVLFKAELDKPMAEWDLPGHNRWHPDIPAEVGVNPGEDFRVECQEWTDGQILNTDDAHDIETVDLTRAHVLSGPFAIKGAEPGDLLVVDILDLGPLLSWGYTGIFSKENGGGFLTDYFPKAYKAVWDFHGIYATSRHIPGVKFAGLSHPGLIGCAPSHELLAKWNAREKALIATNPERVPPLALPPIEENAVLGTLSSEHRSRVAREAARTIPPREHGGNVDIKNLSRGTRIFFPVYVQDALLSVGDLHFSQGDGEITFCGAIEMAGWIDLGVDLIKGGMAKYGITSPIFKPGPVEPRYSEYLMFEGISVEKETNYYLDATVAYRQASLNAIRYLTNFGFTPEQAYILLGAAPVEGRIGGIVDIPNACVSIGIPLEIFDKKILPL